AGGACAGCAGCAGCAGGAGCCACATGGCCCCGAGATAGGAGTTGAACGGGAAGATCGCCGAGCCATAGACACCGGCGGTCAGGTGGGCCAGCAGCAACGGCGTCGCGAAGATGATCCCTTCCACCGCCGTGATGGGGAAGACGCTGAGGCCGGCGCACATCACGAAGGGCAGGAAGGCATAGCCGGCCGCTATGGCGGCCGCGGGGCTGTCCGGGTCGAACTGGTTGACCATCGGATGCGACGCGATGAAGAAGAGCGTCGGCACCGACAGGAGCCATGCCAGCGCCGCCCAGGCCTGCTTCATCCCCTCGCCGCCGCGGTAGTAAAGCGCCAGCGCGCCGAAGGCTATGCTGGCGCCGATCCTCAGCGCCGCGAGATAGCCCCATTCCGGCCAGGCGAACAGGTACATGTCTATGGCGATCCAGAGCGGCGTCAGGATCGAGAAGACACCGGCGACGATCCGGGCCCGGGAAACGATGAGCGCGGCGCGGCGCCGCTGTATCACGGGCGAGTGTCCCCTGGGCTGTATCAGATCATGGACCTGGGCCAGGGAAAGGTCACCATCGATATTCGCCAACGTTTTGTCGGCTATACGGATCAATATATTTGTAAGTGTTTGTTTCACGCCTTTTCCCGCAAGGCTTTAATGTAATTCGCGGGAATATACTAAAATAAATCCTACATTGGTAGGGTTTTCAATCCAGAAGCGGCTCCACGTCCACCTGGACGCTCAAAGTGTGTCCCCATCCGCCCAGGATCACACCCCTCACGGGACTGACGTCGTCATAGTCGCGGCCCCAGGCGAGCGTGATGTAGTCGGCATCGACCGGCTTGTCGTTGGTCGGGTCCAGGTCGATCCAGCCGGCCTCCGTCCCGCACCAGACCGAGAACCAGGCGTGCGACATGTCGGCACCGACCAGCCGGGGGCGCCCCGGCGGCGGATGGGTGCGCAGATAGCCGCTGACATAGCGGGCCGGAAGACCGATCGACCGGAGGCAGCCGACCCCGAGATGGGCGAAGTCCTGGCAGACGCCGCGCCGGTGCGCGAGCACGTCCGCCAGCGGCGTCGCCACCGTCGTCGCGGTCGAATCGAAGGTGAAATCCTCGTGGATGCGATGCATCAGGTCGAGCACGGCCTCGACCGCGGGCCGGCCCGGCGGGAACGACGGTTCCGCGTAGGCGGCCAGATCGGGCGACGCCTTCACCATCACGCTGTCGAACAGGAACTCGTTGGCCTCTATCGCATCGCAAGCGCGCGGCGCCCGGGCCGTTTCCCTGACCTCTTCCCACGCGGGGGCGGAGTCGGCATCGAGCGGCCCGGGCGGCGTGACTTCCAGCTCGACGACCGACTCGATCGTCAGCGACCGGTGCGGCTCCTGGACCGCGAAATACTCCGCCGGGTTGCCGAAATAGTCCAGCCAGGCCTCCCGCACGGCGGGCTCGGGCGTGATCGTCAGGGTGGCCGACGAGCAGGCCTGCCGCGGGTTGTCCCGCGGGCCGAGATGGACGACGTGCTGGGAGACCGAGACTCCGTCGCCGTACTCGTAACTGGTCGTGTGCCGGGTGCGGTAGCGCACCGGCCGGGTCGCGTTGTCCTCGCGAGCGTCGGCGTCTTCCGGCGCGGCGGCAGGGCCAAGCGCGGCGGCGGTATCAGGCGGGGCGGGAGAAGGCATGGCTGAAATAGGCATGGGCCAGCAGGTTCGAGATTTCGGGCAGCCGGTCGGCCAGGCTGTTCAGGGCGTTGCGCAGCGCGAAGCGGTCGCGGATGATCTCCGGTTCGCGCAGGATCTCGCGGGTGTCCTCGATCAGCCGGATCGCCGCCGTGATCGGGCTCTGGTTGACCCGCAGGTTGACCACCGGCGGGCGCGGCAGGGCCGCCAGGTGGCGCGCCAGATGGGATAGCTGGTAGGCCAGCGCCCTGGGGTTCGTCTCGTCGCACAGCAGCAGGTACAGGACCGGCGTCCGCTGGGCGGTCGTATAGTAGCGTTCCCGATAGGTCATGAAGCTTTCGCCGAGCTCCAACAGGACCTCCAGCACCGCCGGATCGTCCCCGGCGCCGTCGCAGATCCGGGTGCCGCGCATCAGCGCCAGGCTGTTGATCCCGCGTTCCAGCCGTCGCCCGATGTCCAGGAACCGCCAGCCCGGGCCGCGCGTCATGCTTTCCTGCTCCAGTCCGGCGAGCGCCGCCAGCGTGGTGATCAGGTCGTCCAGCCGCAGCAGCATCGCCGTATCGATGCGCGCCCGGGCCGATGCCGGCTCGCACTGGCGGTCGAGCTGGGAAATCACGCGCCACATGTCGAGCGACAGCCGGTCGCGCACGCCGGCGGCGGTCCGGTGAAGCCGCTGGATGTTGGCGCGCAGGCTGTTCGGGTGCCCGCCGTCGAACACCGCTCCCTGGAGCGCCTGGCGCAGGCCGCGGCCGGTGCCGCTTTCCGCCATGTCGGCCAGGTCGCGGGGCACCATGCCGGTCCAGTCCATCAGCCGCATCAGCGGGACCAGCTCGTCGCCGCCGCCGGGCCGGGTGCCGTCGGACAGGCGGGTATAGACCCCGCGCAGGATGCGCAGGGTGCTTTCCGACCGCTCGGCGTAGCGGCCGAGCCAGAACAGGCCGTCGGCGACGCGCGACGGCAGGTCGCCGCTCTGGGGCTTGACGTCAACGTCGCGCGCGGCGACGGTTCGCGGCTCCGTGCTGCGGACCTCCGACGGCACGCCCTGGGGGCGGGGCGGGGCGGGGCGGCCTTCAGCCGGGCCGCGGGCCATCACCCAGGTATCCTTGCTGCCGCCGCCGCGCTGCATCGACACGATCAGCCTGCCGGCGGTCGCCGACATGCGCGTCAGCCCACCGGGCATCACCGTGTAGCCGCCCTCGGGCTTGGCCGCGAGATACACCCGCATCACCAGCGGGCGCGGCTGGAGGGCGTCGTCGATCCAGGTCGGCACCGTGGAAAGGCCGAGCTGCTCCTGGCCGATGAAGTCGGCCGGACGGGCGCGCAGACGGGCGATCAGGTCCAGGCGCTCCTGCCGGGTCAGGGACGAGCCGAATACCGGTTCCGACCCGAGATGCGCGAAGGCGGGCTTGATCACCAGGCGATCGAGATGCTCGACCACGTAGGTCCGCTCCTCCTCCTGGCCGCACCACCACATGGCGACGCCCGGGATCTTCAGCTCCTCGCCCAGCAGGTGGCGGCACAGCATCGGCAGGAACGGCTTGAACGACAGCGACTCGACCAGCCCGCTGCCCAGCGCGTTGGCGACGGCCACCGTTCCGGCGCGCACCGCCTGGACGAGGCCGGCCACTCCCAGCGAACTGTCCGAGCGCAGTTCCAGAGGGTCGCAAAAGTCATCGTCCAGCCGGCGCAGGATCACGTCCACCGGCTCGAGCCCGCTCAGCGTCTTCAGGAAAACCTGTCGGTCGCGCACGGTCAGGTCGCCGCCCTCCACCAGCGTGATGCCCAGGTGGCGGGCCAAGTAGGCGTGTTCGAAATAGGTCTCGTTGTAGGGGCCGGGCGTCAGCAGGACGATGCGCGGGTCGCGGGTCGGGCGGGGCGCCAGCCGGACCAGCATCTCGCGGAGCGCCGTGAAGAAGGGACCCAGGGTGCGGACGTTGCAGTCCTTGAAGGCGTCGGTCAGGACCCGGCTGACCACCGCCCGGTTCTCCAGCGCGTAACCCGCGCCGCTGGGTGTCTGGGTCCGGTCGCCCAGCACCCACCAGCGGCCGTCGGGTGCCCGCGCCAGGTCGGCGGCGTAGAGGTGCAGGAACACCCCGCCGGTCGGCACGGCGCCGTGGCAGGCCCGCTGGAAGCCGCGGTCGGAATAGAGCAGCGCCGCGGGCAGCCGGCCCGACCGGATCAGGTCCTGGGGACCGTATAGGTCGGCAAGCATGGCGTTGAGCAGGGTCGCGCGCTGGATCAGCCCGGCCTCGATCCCGTCCCATTCCTCCGCCGGGATCAGCAGCGGGATCATGTCGAGCGGCCAGGGCCGCTCCATGCCCTGGGGATCGCCGTAGATGTTGTAGGTGACGCCGTTCTGGTGGAGCAGGCGTCGCGCCGCCTCCCACCGCTCGGCCATCAGCGACGGGTCGAGGGCGCCCAGCGCTCCCATGAAGCGTTGCCAGTGCGGGCGCAACCGGCCCCCCCCGGTGACCATCTCGTCATAGACCGGGCCGGTGCCGTATTGGAGCGCGTGCGCGTCGCCGAACAGGGAACCCTGCTCGGCGACGGCGCGGCGGCCTTCTTGTTCCAGTGCTTCCGTGTCAGCCAAGGCGCAGGTCGAGGGTCAAAGGAAACTCCAGGTTTCGCCTTTCCGGCGGTGTCTCCATCGGACCCGGAGTGTGACCGAACGGGAAGAAGCGGGCAAGCCGCCGTCCTTCGGCCTCGTGGGCGTTAACCGGGAATGTCTCGTGATTCCGGCCTCCCGGATGGGCCACGTGGTACGAGCAGCCGCCCACCGAACGGCCCGACCAGGTGTCCAGGATGTCGAACACCAGGGGGCTGTGGACCGGGATGGTCGGGTGCAGGCAGGACGGCGGCTGCCACGCCCGGTACCGCACGCCGGCGACGAATTCCCCGTCGACTCCCGTGGGATGGAGCGGAACCCGGCGCCCGTTGCAGACCACGGCGTGGCGCGACCCGACCATGCCGCCGATCTTCACCTGCACGCGCTCGACCGAGCTGTCCACATACCGCACGGTGCCGCCGCCGCCGGGCTCCTCACCCAGGACGTGCCAGGGCTCCAGCGCCTGCCGGATCTCCATCAGCATGCCGCGATGCGCCACTTCGCCGCACAGCGCGAAGCGGAAGTTAACATGCGGCGCGAACCAATCGTCCTGGATCGCGTAGCCGTGGTCGCGCATGTCGGCCAGCACGTCAGACAGGTCCTGCTGGATGAAGTGGGGCAGCATGAACTTGTCGGCCAGCTCGGTGCCCCAGCGCACCAGCCGGTTCTTGTACGGGGTCTTCCAGAAGCGGGCGATCATGGCGCGCATCAGGAGCTGCTGGGTCAGGCTCATCTGGGCGTGCGGCGGCATCTCGAAGGCGCGGAACTCGACCAGACCCAGCCGGCCGCTGCTGCTGTCCGGCGAATAGAGCTTGTCGATGCAGAACTCCGCCCGGTGGGTGTTGCCCTGCATGTCGGTCAGCAGGTGGCGCAGCACCCGGTCGATCAGCCAGGGCGGGCACCAGCCGCCGGCCGCCGCCTGGTCGATCTGGTTGAACGCGATCTCCAGCTCGTACAGCGAATCGTTCCGGGCCTCGTCTATGCGGGGCGCCTGGCTGGTCGGGCCGATGAACAGTCCGGAGAACACGTAGGACAGGGACGGGTGGTTCTGCCAGTAGGTGATCAGGCTGCGCAGCAGGTCGGGCCGGCGCAGGAACGGGCTGTCCGCCGGAGTCGCCCCGCCGACCACCACATGGTTGCCGCCGCCGGTCCCGACATGGCGGCCGTCGAGCATGAACTTCTCGGTCCCCAGCCGGGCCAGCCGCGCCTCCTCGTAGAGGGCGAAATTGTTGCGTACCAGTTCGTCCCAGGAGTGGGACGGGTGGATGTTGACCTCGATCACGCCCGGGTCCGGGGTGACCGCCATGCTGTTGAGCCGGGGGTCGCGGGGCGGCTGGTAGCCCTCCAGGATCACCGGCATGTTCAGCTCGACCGCGGTGGCCTCGATCTCGGCGACCAGGGCTAGGTAATCCTCCAGCATGCTCATGGGCGGCATGAACAGGTAGAGCTTGCCGTCGCGCGCCTCGCAGCATAGCGCCGTCCGGACCACCCACCAGGCCGACTTGCCGGCCTCGGGGATCTCGGTCCGGACCTCGGCCATGGCCTGGTAGGCCTGGCGGCGCAGGGCCTCCGGCTTGGGCGGCTCGGCCGTGCGCTGGCGCAACGGAACCGAGTGGGGGGCGAGGGGCGCACGGTCGTCGAACGGGTCCTGCTCCCAGGAATAGGGATAGTCGCGCATGTCGACCCAGGGCAGGGAGCCCAGGGGCAGGCGGTAACCGAGCGCGCTGTCGCCCGGCGCCAGCAGCAGGCGTTCCTGGCGCAGCGGCCAAGTGCTGGACAGCCAGACCGGTCCCTTCTGGTCCATCCGCCGGTTGATCGGCAGGGCGAACCCGACCGGCTCGTTCAGGCCGCGCTGGAACACCTTGGCCAGCCGCGCGCGCTCCTCCTTGTCCTCCAGCTTGCTGTCGAGCGGGTCGACGTTGACCGGGAGCTGCTGCTCCTTCCGCAGGTAATGCCACGGGTCCTCGTAGGCCGCCAGCACCAGGCTCGGCTCGATCCCCAGCCTCTTGGCCAGAGTCACCAGGAACAGGCCTGCCTCCTGCGTGCCGAAGCCGTAATCAACGGTCTCCTTCGCCAGCAGGTCGGTGTTGGCCCACATCGCGTCGCCGTCGCGCCGCCAATAGATGCTGAGGGCCCAGCGCGGCAGGCTTTCGCCCGGATACCACTTGCCCTGGCCGTAATGGACCAGGCCGCCGGGCGCGAACCGGCGCATCAGGCGGTCCAGCAGGGTGGCGGCATACTGCCGCTTGGTCGGTCCGACCGCGGCGGTGTTCCACTCCGCCCCCTCCATGTCGTCGATCGACACGAAGGTCGGCTCCCCGCCCATGGTCAGCCGGACGTCGCCGTCGTTCAGCTCCTGGTCGATCCGGTGGCCCAGCGCCTCGATGGCACCCCACTGGGATTCGGTATAGGGCTTGGTGACCCGAGGGGCCTCGTAGATGCGGGTGATCGTCATCTCGTGGCCGAACTCGACCTCGCACTCGTCCACCGCGCCGGTGATGGGGGCGGCGCTGGACGCGTCGGGGGTGCA
This Skermanella mucosa DNA region includes the following protein-coding sequences:
- a CDS encoding circularly permuted type 2 ATP-grasp protein, translated to MADTEALEQEGRRAVAEQGSLFGDAHALQYGTGPVYDEMVTGGGRLRPHWQRFMGALGALDPSLMAERWEAARRLLHQNGVTYNIYGDPQGMERPWPLDMIPLLIPAEEWDGIEAGLIQRATLLNAMLADLYGPQDLIRSGRLPAALLYSDRGFQRACHGAVPTGGVFLHLYAADLARAPDGRWWVLGDRTQTPSGAGYALENRAVVSRVLTDAFKDCNVRTLGPFFTALREMLVRLAPRPTRDPRIVLLTPGPYNETYFEHAYLARHLGITLVEGGDLTVRDRQVFLKTLSGLEPVDVILRRLDDDFCDPLELRSDSSLGVAGLVQAVRAGTVAVANALGSGLVESLSFKPFLPMLCRHLLGEELKIPGVAMWWCGQEEERTYVVEHLDRLVIKPAFAHLGSEPVFGSSLTRQERLDLIARLRARPADFIGQEQLGLSTVPTWIDDALQPRPLVMRVYLAAKPEGGYTVMPGGLTRMSATAGRLIVSMQRGGGSKDTWVMARGPAEGRPAPPRPQGVPSEVRSTEPRTVAARDVDVKPQSGDLPSRVADGLFWLGRYAERSESTLRILRGVYTRLSDGTRPGGGDELVPLMRLMDWTGMVPRDLADMAESGTGRGLRQALQGAVFDGGHPNSLRANIQRLHRTAAGVRDRLSLDMWRVISQLDRQCEPASARARIDTAMLLRLDDLITTLAALAGLEQESMTRGPGWRFLDIGRRLERGINSLALMRGTRICDGAGDDPAVLEVLLELGESFMTYRERYYTTAQRTPVLYLLLCDETNPRALAYQLSHLARHLAALPRPPVVNLRVNQSPITAAIRLIEDTREILREPEIIRDRFALRNALNSLADRLPEISNLLAHAYFSHAFSRPA
- a CDS encoding transglutaminase family protein, translated to MAIHVALNHKTFYRYDRMVSLGPQIVRLRPAPHCRTPILSYSLKVEPKQHFLNWQQDPQSNYLARFVFPEKTDTLSIEVDLVAEISVINPFDFFLEPSAEQWPLEYEPWLQRELRPYMETEEVGPKLAAWIASVPREPMQSVNFVVALNQRLQQEIGYVIRLEPGIQTPEETLTLGTGSCRDSAWLMVQILRNLGLAARFVSGYLIQLTADQKALDGPSGTEVDFTDLHAWTEVYLPGAGWIGLDPTSGLLAGEGHIPLACTPDASSAAPITGAVDECEVEFGHEMTITRIYEAPRVTKPYTESQWGAIEALGHRIDQELNDGDVRLTMGGEPTFVSIDDMEGAEWNTAAVGPTKRQYAATLLDRLMRRFAPGGLVHYGQGKWYPGESLPRWALSIYWRRDGDAMWANTDLLAKETVDYGFGTQEAGLFLVTLAKRLGIEPSLVLAAYEDPWHYLRKEQQLPVNVDPLDSKLEDKEERARLAKVFQRGLNEPVGFALPINRRMDQKGPVWLSSTWPLRQERLLLAPGDSALGYRLPLGSLPWVDMRDYPYSWEQDPFDDRAPLAPHSVPLRQRTAEPPKPEALRRQAYQAMAEVRTEIPEAGKSAWWVVRTALCCEARDGKLYLFMPPMSMLEDYLALVAEIEATAVELNMPVILEGYQPPRDPRLNSMAVTPDPGVIEVNIHPSHSWDELVRNNFALYEEARLARLGTEKFMLDGRHVGTGGGNHVVVGGATPADSPFLRRPDLLRSLITYWQNHPSLSYVFSGLFIGPTSQAPRIDEARNDSLYELEIAFNQIDQAAAGGWCPPWLIDRVLRHLLTDMQGNTHRAEFCIDKLYSPDSSSGRLGLVEFRAFEMPPHAQMSLTQQLLMRAMIARFWKTPYKNRLVRWGTELADKFMLPHFIQQDLSDVLADMRDHGYAIQDDWFAPHVNFRFALCGEVAHRGMLMEIRQALEPWHVLGEEPGGGGTVRYVDSSVERVQVKIGGMVGSRHAVVCNGRRVPLHPTGVDGEFVAGVRYRAWQPPSCLHPTIPVHSPLVFDILDTWSGRSVGGCSYHVAHPGGRNHETFPVNAHEAEGRRLARFFPFGHTPGPMETPPERRNLEFPLTLDLRLG
- a CDS encoding transglutaminase family protein is translated as MPISAMPSPAPPDTAAALGPAAAPEDADAREDNATRPVRYRTRHTTSYEYGDGVSVSQHVVHLGPRDNPRQACSSATLTITPEPAVREAWLDYFGNPAEYFAVQEPHRSLTIESVVELEVTPPGPLDADSAPAWEEVRETARAPRACDAIEANEFLFDSVMVKASPDLAAYAEPSFPPGRPAVEAVLDLMHRIHEDFTFDSTATTVATPLADVLAHRRGVCQDFAHLGVGCLRSIGLPARYVSGYLRTHPPPGRPRLVGADMSHAWFSVWCGTEAGWIDLDPTNDKPVDADYITLAWGRDYDDVSPVRGVILGGWGHTLSVQVDVEPLLD